Below is a window of Desulfovibrio desulfuricans DNA.
GGCCTGCAACAACCTGCACGCGGCCCTGTGCACGGCGGCAAGCCTTGAACCGTCTGCGTCGGCGCTGGCCTACTGGCAGCAGGTGTCCCCGCGCTTTGCCAAGCTCGAAGGCCTGTTTGCCGCCGGGGCGGAAGATTATTTTCTGGCCTGCCGCCTTGCGGAAACACTCTCCCCCACAATGCCCGACGCCATTGACAAGCGCGGGCTTGACCACCAGCGCGAATCGCTGTTCGGTCACCCCATGAACGGCGGGGGCATTCTGGCAGAGCTGCTGGAAATGACCGAAGAGCTCGTCTACCTTTCCCAGACTTCCATCCCCTGCGATCTGGCCTGACTCCGCTGCAACCAACCTGGCGCGGCGTCATGCCCCGCCCGCCTCTGCGCGCCGCAAACGCTGGACGCCGGGGCCGCAAGCCGCTATGAGGGCTTTTTGCATCAACCTTCAAAGCCCAAGGCTCACATGTACGCATTTGATCTCGGCTGCGCCGCCTACCAGCGCGCCTTTGAAATACAAAAACAGGCGCAGGCTTACGTGCTTCAGGGCGGCGACGACATTCTGCTGCTTCTGGAGCATCCGCCCACCGTCACCCTTGGCAAAAACTCCGGCCAGGAGAATCTGCCTCCCAACCTCGCCAGCATTTGGGGTTCGGCTGTGGATGTTGTGCACAGCACGCGCGGCGGCAATATTACCTGCCATTTTCCCGGTCAGCTGGTGGCCTACCCTATCATCAACCTGAAAAAACGTTCCGGCGGCGTCCGGGCCTATGTAAATGATGTGGAAGAAACCGCCATCCGCACGGTACGGCGCTTTGGCATTGAAGCGGCCCGCAAGCCGGGTTTTCCCGGCGTATGGGTGGGCGGCAGCAAGATTGCCTCTCTGGGCATTGCCGTACAGCGCCACGTGACCCTGCACGGTCTGGCAATGAATGTGGACAGGGATCTTTCCCTCTTCAACATCATCACCCCATGCGGCCTTGATGGCGTGACCGCCACCTCGGTGCAGCGGGAACAGAACGGCGACCCGGCGACTATGGATGCTGTGAAAGCATGCTTTCTTGAAGCCTTTTGCGAGGTTTTCAGCCAGCCGCTGCCGCCCCTGCAATCGACGCAAGCCTGCGAAGCCCTGCTCGCGGGCCAACCGTAACGGGCATGCAGGACGGATCAAATCACCAGCCCAACACCAGTTCAGGCAATTTGCGGCATGACGCCGCAGGTGCCGCAGCAAGGACGAAACAGATGACCCAACCCGATTCTTCCGATAATTCCGGTTCTGCCAACGCCCCTCTGCGCAAGCCCGCATGGCTGCGCCGCCCGCTGGCCTCCGACAGGCGCTTTTTCACCACCTCCGCCCTGCTGAACGAGCAGGGGCTTTCCACCGTGTGCAAGGAGGCCAACTGCCCCAACCGGCAGGAATGCTTTTCTTCCGGCACGGCCACATTTCTGATTTTGGGTGAAACCTGTACGCGCAATTGCCGCTTCTGCAATATCCACCCCGGCCAGACCAGCGCCCCCGACCCCACGGAACCTCAGCGCGTGGCTCAGGCCGCCGTTACGCTGGGACTCAGGCATGTGGTTGTCACTTCTGTGACGCGTGACGATCTTGCGGACGGTGGTTCCGCCCAGTTTGCCGCCGTTATTCAGGCGCTCCGGCAGGCCCTGCCGCAGAGCAGTGTCGAGGTGCTTATCCCCGATTTTCAGGGCAACGCCGATGCCCTGCGCACGGTCATGGACGCCAAACCCCATATCATCAACCACAATGTGGAAACGCACCCCGCGCTCTATGCGCAGGTGCGCCCCCAAGCCGATTACGAGCAAAGCCTGGAACTGCTGCGCCGCGTGAATGACTGCGGCATGACGGCCAAAAGCGGCCTCATGGTGGGGCTGGGCGAAACAGACGCGCAGGTGCTTGAGGTGATCAAGGACCTGCACACCGTGGGCTGCTCCATTGTGACCATCGGCCAGTACCTGCCGCCCACAAGCCAGCACCACAAGCTTGACCGCTATGTGACGCCGGAACAGTTTGAAGAGTACGCCGCCTACGGTAAATCGCTGGGTTTGCGCCACGTGTTTTCCGGTCCGCTGGTGCGCAGCAGCTACCACGCAGCCAACTTTGCCTGATTGCGGGCCGGTCGCTGGCCAGCCTCTACCTGCCTCAACCGCGCAACCATAAAAAGCGGGCTTTGCTCCCCGGATCACTGCCGGAGAACAAAGCCCGCTTTTCGTTCCTCAAATTTCAGGACCCGGCTTAAACCATACCCAAGGCCTGAAAACCCCAGACAAAACCTGTCAGGGTAAAAATACTCA
It encodes the following:
- the lipB gene encoding lipoyl(octanoyl) transferase LipB — its product is MYAFDLGCAAYQRAFEIQKQAQAYVLQGGDDILLLLEHPPTVTLGKNSGQENLPPNLASIWGSAVDVVHSTRGGNITCHFPGQLVAYPIINLKKRSGGVRAYVNDVEETAIRTVRRFGIEAARKPGFPGVWVGGSKIASLGIAVQRHVTLHGLAMNVDRDLSLFNIITPCGLDGVTATSVQREQNGDPATMDAVKACFLEAFCEVFSQPLPPLQSTQACEALLAGQP
- the lipA gene encoding lipoyl synthase, translating into MTQPDSSDNSGSANAPLRKPAWLRRPLASDRRFFTTSALLNEQGLSTVCKEANCPNRQECFSSGTATFLILGETCTRNCRFCNIHPGQTSAPDPTEPQRVAQAAVTLGLRHVVVTSVTRDDLADGGSAQFAAVIQALRQALPQSSVEVLIPDFQGNADALRTVMDAKPHIINHNVETHPALYAQVRPQADYEQSLELLRRVNDCGMTAKSGLMVGLGETDAQVLEVIKDLHTVGCSIVTIGQYLPPTSQHHKLDRYVTPEQFEEYAAYGKSLGLRHVFSGPLVRSSYHAANFA